The following proteins come from a genomic window of Sulfitobacter indolifex:
- the argF gene encoding ornithine carbamoyltransferase, with product MNHFLDIHQTDPADLRQIIDNAAAMKAARQGRPRGAADDDQPLKDQMVALIFEKPSTRTRVSFDVGVRQMGGQTMVLSGADMQLGHGETIADTARVLSRYVDMIMIRTFEEQTLLEMAEYATVPVINGLTNRTHPCQIMADIQTFEEHRGPIKGRKVVWSGDGNNVFASLAHAAKQFDFDLVFTGPQTLDPEAALDGLYTIERDPQKAVEGADLVVTDTWVSMHDPQSARERRHNQLRGYQVNDALMSLAKPDALFMHCLPAHRDDEATSSVMDGPHSVIFDEAENRLHAQKAVMRWCLGA from the coding sequence ATGAACCATTTTCTTGATATCCACCAAACCGACCCCGCCGATCTGCGGCAGATCATCGACAATGCCGCCGCTATGAAGGCCGCGCGCCAAGGCCGCCCGCGCGGGGCGGCGGATGATGATCAGCCGTTGAAAGACCAGATGGTCGCGCTGATCTTTGAAAAACCCTCGACCCGGACGCGCGTGTCTTTCGACGTGGGCGTGCGCCAAATGGGCGGGCAGACGATGGTGCTTTCGGGCGCTGACATGCAGTTGGGCCACGGCGAGACCATCGCCGACACCGCCCGCGTCCTGTCGCGCTATGTTGATATGATCATGATCCGCACCTTCGAAGAGCAGACCCTGCTGGAGATGGCAGAATACGCCACCGTGCCGGTGATCAACGGGCTGACCAACCGCACGCACCCCTGTCAGATCATGGCTGACATCCAGACTTTTGAGGAACATCGCGGCCCGATCAAAGGGCGCAAGGTGGTCTGGTCGGGTGATGGTAACAACGTCTTTGCAAGCCTCGCCCATGCGGCCAAACAGTTCGACTTTGATCTGGTCTTTACCGGGCCGCAGACGCTGGACCCGGAAGCGGCGCTTGATGGGCTTTATACGATCGAGCGCGACCCACAGAAGGCTGTCGAGGGCGCCGATTTGGTGGTCACCGACACTTGGGTCAGCATGCATGATCCCCAATCGGCCCGCGAGCGCCGCCACAACCAGCTGCGCGGCTATCAGGTGAATGACGCGCTGATGTCGCTGGCCAAACCCGACGCGCTCTTTATGCACTGCCTGCCCGCGCATCGCGATGATGAGGCGACAAGCTCGGTCATGGACGGGCCACATTCGGTGATCTTTGATGAGGCCGAAAACCGTCTGCACGCTCAGAAAGCTGTCATGCGCTGGTGTCTGGGCGCATGA